In Cucurbita pepo subsp. pepo cultivar mu-cu-16 unplaced genomic scaffold, ASM280686v2 Cp4.1_scaffold000804, whole genome shotgun sequence, the genomic window NNNNNNNNNNNNNNNNNNNagaaaaaatatatatctaactaaatctggtaaataaataaaatatacggttaatcaaatctatactaacaactccctaaatatgtgagatatattctaactaattatcaccgcaaaatatcctcttaatatttttaaataaagattttgATGCCATTTCCAGCAATTTGGTTCGGAATGTTGAGCAGTGGCAAGTTTCAGGTATATCTACTCACTGCAACCTCCTCCAAATCGGCGTCATCGTTATCATCCACATTCTTTTCAGCTTCAGTAATTCATCCAGCAAGGTTCCGCAGCCGCAACCGGcgcttctcctcctcctcctctccgCCGCCCAATTCGGGTTTACATTCAATTGGTTGCAGTATCTCACAGTCTCAGGCGATGGAGGTCAATCCTGAAAGCAAGAAAAACGACAAGGTCCTAGACAGCCTCAACTTCTTCTCCGTTAAACCTTATGTCCCGCCGTCATGGGCCTCGCACCTTAATCCAATCCCAACTCACTTCTCTTCTCTTGGTCATGTAAGTTCCCAATTCCCAATTTCGTTTCCGTCGTGTCTCCTGAATCTCTTGCGATAATTGCTTCATTAAGAACGGATTACTGTTTTGGAATCAGCTTCCGACTCCCATTCACAAGTGGAACCTTCCTAATCTGCCCGCGAACACCGAGGTCTGGCTTAAGGTAATTCATTCTGATTCAACCTTTTCTCTTACGGAAATTCGTTTGATTGTTTTCTGGCTAATGTGGAAATGGATGTCAACCATGAATTCTGTCACCAAGAATATAAGTAATCGAGTTCTTGAGCGTTTAAATTTGTCAAAAACTGGACAGAACAATGAATTTTCTTGCTGCTATTTTCCATTGTACAATCTATTTTCAGGCGTATGAGCAGAATTTATGGAAATGTAGGGCCATAAGATAAATAATGTATCAAATAATGGAAGGATTACATAACTTTTTCTCACACTACGAGATCTTTGCCTTGATGAAACTTtcatatttctatatataGCTACAGTAACATACAAGTTTGATTGGCCTCTTTTGCTCAAGGGCTTCATAATTATACTTTGATTCCCTTCCTATCAATAGAATTTTTGAAgtactttttgtaattaactTGAGGCAAGAATAAATTGGCCGCCCCATCGATCGTGCAACTATGAGAACCTTAGGCAAGCTCCAGTTGGGGCTTGGTTCTTGTAACAGctgatattatcctctttaggctttccatTTCGGGCTTtcgctcaaggtttttaaaacgcatatgctagggagaggggaacaggtttacacacccttataaagagtgctgtgttcccctctccaacatgTAGGATCAtgcaatccacccccttcgggatccaacatcctcgctggcacaccgcctggtgtctagattgtgagatcccacatcgattagagagaggaacgagtgccaacgagcactgaaaatgggtggattgtgagatcccacatcggttggagaggggaacgaaacaggtgtggaaacctctccctagcggaCGCGCTTTAGAACCTttaggggaagcccgaaaggaaaactccaaagaggacaatatctgctagtggtgggcttgagctgttaccgTTCTTTTACATGGTTTTCACATTTTAGAATTAAAGTTACTGTTAATTGAACGTACGATGATCTGTATGAACTTTGACATCCTGTTTAGAATGGTGCCAGGCAGTATACAAATTCTCTAAATCTGAAGATTGTTCAGATTTGTGGTTCATGTTTTGTTGGAAGCATAATTTGAtccatttttctaaatattccTAGTTTAGATATTCTCGTTtaattttgcttttctttttggtttttctatATTACTGTTTACACTAATGAATACTATGAATACAGCGTGATGATCTTTCAGGAATGCAATTGAGTGGCAATAAAGTCAGAAAATTGGAATTCTTGATAGCAGATGCTTTGCAACAGGGTGCTGATTGTATTATAACTATAGGAGGCATCCAAAGTAATCACTGTCGTGCGACTGCTGTGGCTGCAAAGTATTTCAATCTCGACACTTATCTTATTCTCCGCACTTCGAAGGTCATCTTTATTTTCCCATCTGTTTTGAACTATTTTGGTTACAATGATACCTGCTTTTCTGAATTGTTATGGTTTGATGTCCTATGTTATGTCCATGATTCAGGTCCTTGTGAACCAAGACCCTGGATTGACTGGAAATCTCCTTGTCGAGCGGTTAGTTGGAGCTCATGTCGAACTTATCTCAAAAGAAGAGTATGCAAAGATTGGAAGCGTGGTTTGTcgatttcttctcttttaccATCTTCGTTTTTTGGATTTTCGAAGAAATTTATTCTCCTGTTGATCAGTTGATAGTCGTGCTAATTCTACAAGCCTGATGGATTTCTTAAGAAGCATGGAGCTAACtgatttcaatatatttatattgtgtTCGTGTCGATATCTGctgatagtttttttttgttcttggttttaaTTTCAGGCCCTCACAGATTATCTAAAGTCAAAATTAATCGCTGAAGGAAGAAAGCCATATGTTATTCCTGTTGGAGGATCAAACTCTCTTGGAACTTGGTGAGaatctttcttcctttttccttccGAACTTCTGCTTCACTTTAGGATCATTTCCTAGCAGCATTTTTGATTTTCCTCTAAAGATTTATGTATAGCAGCCacgcccaccactagcagatattgtcctctttgggctttcctttctagatttttaaaactgtgtggctgatggcaatacataacggaccgaagcggacaatatttgctagcggtgggcttgagctattataaatgctatcaaagccagacaccgggtggtgtgccagcgaggacattgatcccccaaaggggtggattgtgagatctcacatcggtcggagagggaacgaaacattccttacaagggtgtggaaacctctccctaacagacgcgttttaaaatcttgaggagaaacccagaagggaaagtccaaagaagacaatatctgctagcggtgggtttgggttgttacaaatggtattagagccaaacactgggtggtgtgccatcTAGTATGCTAGatccctaagggggtggattgtgagatcccatattggttgaagaggggaacaaaacattccttataagggtgtggaaacctctccctaacagacgcgttttaaaactttgaggagaaacccgaaagtcctaagaagacaatatatagGCCTCTCGAATGTGCACTAGCTAGCTTTcgaagatgcaatgtataggcctctcgaatcttcttaaccttgcttcttgtaattggtccttcgggtacatgcaaAAGGTAAGCAGTGGAATTCATAtcacaatatctactagcggtgggcttgggcttgggctgctACATTATGCCCTTCTAGTTTGatttcttctaatttcttatttataagagATCCTTTATCCTcgtttatttttgtaatcatttttcttgttaaaatGTATCTTTGTTTCATGTGATTTTCTTACATCCgattcattttttctctcctcttaaattattttgccTGATTAATCTTTTATCCTTCTTGTTTTGGCTAGAGAACGGTAATGTGTagcataattattatttgaatacTGATAATTGCATGATTATCATCAATGCATCCTTTCCATCTCTCCCATTCTCTCCATTATCACAATATTAATGAGTATCAAATGTATTTTGGTTATGTTTTCAGGGGTTATATTGAAGCAGTTAGGGAGATTGAACAGCAACTGGATACTGTAAATGATAAGatcaaatttgatgatattgTAGTAGCTTGTGGCAGGTTCTGTTTTTCTTATCTGGTTCATAAGAACACTTGATGCCTTCTTGTTTGGTTTCATGTTCTACTTCTGGTTGTTTTCAGTGGGGGCACGGTCGCTGGTCTATCCTTGGGATCATGGTTGAGTACATTGAAGGCAAAAGTATGATCTATATAGTTCTCGGTCTTTACATCTCAGTTCCTGTCTTTTAATTTCGTTGAATCTGCAGATTCGTGCGTACTCTGTTTGCGACGATCCCGATTACTTCTACGACTTTGTTCAAGGTTTACTCGATGGGCTTCATGCCAGTGTTGACTCGCGTGATATAGTCGAATTCCAAAATGTAAGTTGGAGTTATTAATGTTTGCTTATGTTTGGCAGCAGCATTATTTGTACAATCACATTGAAGTGTAACCAGTTTGATATCTGTTCTATAGAGCCCaatcttcttcccttttctttgtgatggTTTGTTCAAACTTtcatctccacaaaagaaatttgagatgAACTGTTCTTTATTTCTTGTCATTCTTTATTTAGGCAAAGGGTCTTGGGTATGCAATGAACACACCCGAGGAGCTTAATTTCGTAAGAGAAGTTGCCGAATCCACAGGCGTTGTTCTTGATCCAGTATACAGGTACGTTGTTATTATTACTCTAGTCGAGCCCACAGCTGGTGCTCACACAGAGAAAAATGTAATGGCTTTGGCTTTGGCTTTGGCTGTATATATGTTTAtgtagtagatattatccgctttggctcgttacgtattgtcttcaacctcacggttttaaaaacgtgtcagttaggaagaggtttccacaccattgtaatgaatgtttcgttcccttctctaatcgatgtgggatctcacaaaccacccccttaggagcccagtgtcctcgctggtacactgctcggtatctggctctgTTACCATTTTTAATGGCCCAAACCTactattagcagatattatccgctttgggctttcacgtatatcaccgtcaacctcatagtttttaaaacgtgtctgttagggagaggtttctacacctttctaatgaatgtttcgttaccctctccaaccgatgtgggatttcacaattctCCTAttgggagcccagcgtccttgctggcacaccgctcagtgtctgactctgataccatttgtaacggctcaagcccactattagcagatattgtcttctttggactttaacatatcatcatcatcagtctcacggttttttaaaacgcatctgttagggatTGGTTTCCACAACCcctataatgaatgtttcgttctcctctccaactgatgtgggatatcacaatttatTACGTGTTATTTTCAGCGGAAAAGCAGCGTATGGAATGATGAAAGACATGAGTGAGAATCCAAAGAAGTGGGAAGGAAGGAAGATCCTGTTCATTCATACAGGAGGACTGTTGGGACTGTATGACAAAGCTGATCAAATGGGTTCAATGTTGGGGAAATGGCATCGTATGGACGTTAATGAGTCTGTGCCTCGAATTGATGGAGTTGGAAAAATGTTCTGAATCAACGGATAAGCCACCAACCCATTGTACTCTATACTCTTTCCTAAACAACTAAAGACAATGGATTGTGCAAATAATGTTGCCCATTAAGGATGTTTATGGACCGATTTGGATTGGGTCGAGACATTTTTCAGATTCAACTCAATTGTTCGGGTCGTAAATTTTGTTAACTCAAATAACTTTTATTGAAGAATGAATCttaagatcccacgtcggttggagaggagaacaaaacattctttattagggtgtgtaaatctctctatagcatacgtgttttaaaaaatcgtgagactgatgacaaTATGTAATAGGCAAAAGCGGAACATCTGCTACTAGTGGTTTGGGCTGTTTCAAATGATATCGGAGTGAGACACCATGCCTCCtcaaagggtggattgtgagatctcacatcggttggagagaggaatgaaacattccttggtgtggaaatctctccctaccaGAAGTGTTTTGTGGATAATAATGGATATatataatgggccaaagtggataatatcctAGTGAGGAATCACATAtatccacaatgatatgatattgtccactttgagcataagctctcattgcTTTGCATTGGACTTCCtttatattgtccactttgagcataagctctcattgcTTTGcattggacttccccaaaaggcctcgtaccaaggAGATAGGATTCCTCACttgtaaactcatgatcttccactaactgAACCAATATGGAACTCTCTT contains:
- the LOC111785884 gene encoding bifunctional D-cysteine desulfhydrase/1-aminocyclopropane-1-carboxylate deaminase, mitochondrial-like; its protein translation is MLSSGKFQVYLLTATSSKSASSLSSTFFSASVIHPARFRSRNRRFSSSSSPPPNSGLHSIGCSISQSQAMEVNPESKKNDKVLDSLNFFSVKPYVPPSWASHLNPIPTHFSSLGHLPTPIHKWNLPNLPANTEVWLKRDDLSGMQLSGNKVRKLEFLIADALQQGADCIITIGGIQSNHCRATAVAAKYFNLDTYLILRTSKVLVNQDPGLTGNLLVERLVGAHVELISKEEYAKIGSVALTDYLKSKLIAEGRKPYVIPVGGSNSLGTWGYIEAVREIEQQLDTVNDKIKFDDIVVACGSGGTVAGLSLGSWLSTLKAKIRAYSVCDDPDYFYDFVQGLLDGLHASVDSRDIVEFQNAKGLGYAMNTPEELNFVREVAESTGVVLDPVYSGKAAYGMMKDMSENPKKWEGRKILFIHTGGLLGLYDKADQMGSMLGKWHRMDVNESVPRIDGVGKMF